The region GCATCAAGGTAGGACCGTCCGTTGCCGGACGGCCCCCTCGCAGATCCCTGCGTGCGGGACTACCGCACAGGGCTCCTCTGAGCGGTCGCGCAGTGGAGTGGACCGGGAGGCTTTCATCTGTAGGAGAGAGTCCATGAGACGGATCGTTGGAAGGGTTTTTCTACGATATGAGGGTTAGGGATAGCGAGGGTAATCCACATCCGGGAGAACCCCGTCCAGTTGTAGCTGAGTCTTTGGCTGCGGCGGTTCAGGGCACGGAAGATAATCTTCCGCGCCAGAGTCCAGTACTGCCAAAGGCGGTCCGAGTTCCCGATCACTCCGTAGTAGTTGAAGTAACCGGCAAACCTACGCCGGAGGATGACAGCCAGTTCCTTCAGAGGCCGACTCCGGTTATTCCGCATCCATTCTTTAAGCCCGGAGAGCGAAGCCCTGAACTTCTTCTTGGACGTTCGCCGTTTGACGGTGACCCGACCCTTGCGGGTCCGAGCCCAGTAGAACTCGAATCCCAGAAAGGCAAAACAGCCACTGCCTTCGAGATCGCACCGACTGAACCTCAGGATGGCACTCTTGTCAGCGGCCATGCTCAACCCGAACTTGGCCATTCGGCGTGGCAGTTCCGAAAAGAACCGCTCGGCCTCGCTGCCATATTCGAATCCGACGACAAAGTCATCTGCATAGCGCATGCAGACGTGCGCCCCCCGAAGACCTTTCGGCAAGACCTTCTCCACCCACAGGTCCAATGCGTAGTGCAGGTAGATGTTGGCCAGAACAGGCGAGATGATCCCCCCTTGCGGGGTTCCCGTTGCCGGGTGGATCACTTCACCGGCCTCTTGCAGGATTCCGGCTTTGAGCCACTTGCGGATTAGACGAATGAACGCTTGATCGTCCACCCGC is a window of Puniceicoccus vermicola DNA encoding:
- the ltrA gene encoding group II intron reverse transcriptase/maturase, with the protein product MSSTLLGLREKAGKEPKYRFRSLYREINLPMLYESFYELRRHAATGVDGVSVENYEKDLDGNLRGLLERLVAKRYRAQHVKRRFISKGGGRLRPLGIPALEDKIVQMAASKLLQAIYEADFLDMSKGYRPKRGARDASQELRERLVLERVHWVVEADIEGFFENVDHNWLCRMLEERVDDQAFIRLIRKWLKAGILQEAGEVIHPATGTPQGGIISPVLANIYLHYALDLWVEKVLPKGLRGAHVCMRYADDFVVGFEYGSEAERFFSELPRRMAKFGLSMAADKSAILRFSRCDLEGSGCFAFLGFEFYWARTRKGRVTVKRRTSKKKFRASLSGLKEWMRNNRSRPLKELAVILRRRFAGYFNYYGVIGNSDRLWQYWTLARKIIFRALNRRSQRLSYNWTGFSRMWITLAIPNPHIVEKPFQRSVSWTLSYR